From the genome of Jannaschia sp. S6380:
ATGCGTTCCAGCGTCGCGCGTTCCGAGTTCTCCAGGATGAACCGGGCGATCCCCGACAGGTCGTCCAGCCCGAATTCGTCCATCATGTCGGCCAGCCGCCGGTCGCCGATGCCGTTGCAGGCGGCCAGGGCATGGATGTCGCCGATCAGCTGATCGGGCTGGCGCACGTTGCTGCGCAGCATCCGCACCAGGGTCACGTCGACCTCGCCCCGATCGGCGAACTTCATGATCGGGATATGGATGCCTTCCTCGTAGACGCTGGCCGCGTCGGCGCCGAAGCCCCGCCCGCCGATATCGACGACATGCGCGGTGCAGGCGAAGAACCCGACAAGCCGTCCGGCACGGAACGACGGCGTGACCATCGTGATGTCGTGCAGGTGGCCCGTCCCCTCCCATGGATCGTTGGTGATGTAGACGTCGCCATCGTGGATATCGTTGCGCCCGATCCGGCGGATGAAATGGGCCACGGCGTCCGCCATCGCGTTGACGTGGCCGGGCGTGCCCGTCACCGCCTGCGCCAGCATCCGACCGCCTTCGTCGTAGACGCCGGCCGACAGGTCCCCCGCCTCGCGCACGGAGGTCGAGAACGCGGTTCGGATCAACGCCTGCGCCTGCTCCTCCACCACCGAGATCAGGCGGTTCCACATGACCTGATACGCGACATCTGTGGTCATGGCGTCCCCTCCGGCGTGATGTCGATGCAGCCATCGGCCTGGCACAGCGCATGGCGGCCCGGCGGCACGACGATGGTGGTCTCGTCCTCGGTGATGACGGCGGGACCGGCGACGGTCGCCCCCGGCGTCAGGGCGTCGCGCGACACGACCCGCGCCTCGGCGAAGGCGCCCGCCGCCGGGTCGAACAGCCGGCGGCGTCCCTGCTCGGGCGCGGGCTTGCCCCGTGGTGCAGGCGTGACCGGGTCGACCGGTGCGGGGCGCGTGGTGGCGTTGACGGCCCAGACGGTGATTTCGACATCCAGCCCCGCGACCGGCCGGCCGAACAGATGTGCGTAGTCATCCTCGAACAGCTGCCGGAACATCGCGGCATCAGGCTCCGCCGCCTGTTCGGGCGTCAGCGCGACGGGAATCTCCCACCCCTGACCGACATAGCGCATGTATGTCTTGAACTCGGTCAGGATCTCCTCGGTCGTCTCGCAGCTTCGCACGAAATCCACCGCCTCGGCCCGCAACTCCGACAGGAGCGCGGTGACGCGCGCGGGCTCGAATTCCGACAGGCGCATGTAGACGCTGCGGTTCGCCTCGAAGCTGAACGGCGCGCGCAGGAAACCGATGGCCGAGCCGACGCCGGCCCCCGGCGGCACCAGCAGGCGTTCGATCCCCAGCTTCTGACACAGGCGCGCGGCATGCAGCGGCGCGGCGCCCCCGAAGGCGATCATGGTATAGCCTGCCAGGTCCTCGCCATTCTCGACGGCATGAACGCGGGCGGCGTTGGCCATGTTCTCGTCCACCACCTCGGCCAGACCGAAGGCGGCCGTCTCTTCGTCCATGCCCAGCGGTTTGCCCAACGCCTGCCCCAGCGCCTCCGTCGAGGCCCGGGGGTCGAGCGTGATGGCCCCGCCCGCGAACCCGTCGGGGTCCAGCTTGCCGAGGATCAGGTCGGCATCGGTGACCGCCGGCCGGTCGCCGCCCCGGCCATAGCAGGCGGGTCCGGGTTCGGACCCTGCGCTTTCGGGGCCCACGCGGATCTGGCGCATCGCATCGACATGCGCCAGCGAGCCGCCGCCCGCCCCGATCTCGACCATGTCGATCACCGGGATGGAGATCGGCATGCCGGACCCCTTCTTGAAGCGGTAGGTGCGCGCGACCTCGAACACGCGGCTGGTGCGGGGGGTGCGGTTCTTGATGAGGCAGATCTTCGCGGTCGTGCCCCCCATGTCGAAGGACAGGACCCGGTCCAGCCCGTGCCGTGCCGCGATATCGGCCGCGAAGACCGCACCCCCGGCGGGACCGGATTCGACGAGGCGCACCGGAAATTCGGCCGCGCTGTCCAGTGAGATGATCCCGCCCCCGGAATGCATCAGGAAGACCGGGCATTCCGCCCCTTCGGCGGTCAGGCGCCCGCGCAGGCGCCCCAGATAGGACCGGATTAGCGGTTTGATATAGGCGTTCGCGACGACGGTGTTGAACCGTTCGTACTCGCGCATCTGCGGGCTGACCTCGGCCGAGAGCGAGACCATCGCCTCCGGCAGGCGCTCGGCCAGCACGTCGCGGATCATCCGTTCATGAGCGTCGTTCAGGTAGGAATGCAGCAGACCCACGGCCACGCTCTCGACGCCCGCCTCGGCAAGCCGATCCGCGACCGTTTCCACCTCGGCCCGATCCAGCGGGATCAGGACGGCACCGGTGGCGTCGACGCGTTCGCGAACGGTATGGCGCATCTGCCGCTCCAGCAACGGCTCGGGCAGGACGAGGTTCAGGTCGTATTGCTCGAACCGCGACTCGGTGCGCATCTCGATCACGTCGCGAAAGCCCTGCGTCGTGATCAGCGCCGTCTTCGCGCCGCGACGTTCGATCAGCGCATTCGTGGCCAGCGTCGTTCCGTGCACGATCTGGGCGATGCCGGAGGGCGCGATGCCCGCCCGGTCGCAGACCTGGCGCATCCCCTCGACGATCGCATTCTCGGGCGCGGCATAGGTCGTCAGGACCTTGGTGGAATGGATCACGCCATCCCGTTCCAGCGCGACATCGGTGAACGTCCCGCCGATATCCACGCCCAGCCGCGCCGTGCCGTCCGTCATCGCCACCCCCTGCAATCGTCGCCGACTAGAGGATATCGGCGCGGCAGTGCCAACCCGGAAAGTGCCGCGCCCGCATCAGCGGGCCAGAAAGCCCCGCGCCGCACGTCCGCGCAGGTCCGACGCGGCCGCGGGACCATAGGCCATCGGGTCGTGGCGCAGGCGCGGGCAGCGATCGAGAAGCGATTGCCGCGCGGACCCCGTCAGCGTGGGAAGCGACGTCGCACCGGGCTGAAAGCTCTCGGTCGGGACACCTTCGGACAGGATCACATTGTGTCGGTCGAACAAAAGGTGATGATACGTGACGGTGCCGCCCGAGCGGATCCGCGCCTGGCCGGCGCGCGCGAAATCCCGGGCCGGGATCAGGACCGCCTCGGCGCCCTGCAGGACCTGCGCGCGCCAGTCCGAAACCCAGATGCGATGCTGTGGCGAGACGAGCAGCGGACGGGCATTTCCGAAGGTGCCCGGCGCGAAGACGATGGGCGCGTGGTCGCCCAGGGCGGGGACGGTGCGCCGTGCCGTCCAGCGCAGCGGCTGCGGCCCCTGCCCCAACGTAGTGACCATGTCGCCGGGGCTGAGCATCTCGACGGGGATCGCACCGGAGGGTGTCGCGATCAGCGTTCCCGCGGCGAAGCAGATCGGCGTGGCATAGGACGAGGCGGCGAAGTTCGGGCCCTCGATCGCCTGCGTCACGGTCAACGGGACGCCGGCCGGTGGGAACCCGCCCGCCGGGCCCAGCACCGCCAACCCCTCGACCGTCCCGTAGGCGGGGCTGGAGTTGTTCACGTTGAAGCCGATCAACGTGTATTCGTTTCCGTCCGGATCCTCGACGATCAGGGCGTATTCCGCCTCCACCCGGGTGCCGTCGGGATAGGTTACCCCGTCGATGGTCTGCGCACCGTCCAGGGTCTGGCTGGCGTCGCTGTCCCCGAAGGAGGCATCGTTGTCGTCAACCTCGACCGCCCCAAAGTCGCGGTTCGCCAATGTCAGCGTCTCGCCGACCAGATGGCTGCCGTCGCCCTGCGTGACGCCCGACAGCTGGGCGCCGCCGCTGACGGCGACGTCACTCTCGCCAAGGGTGTAGATCGTATAGGGCATTGGGTCCGGCCGGGTCCGTTCACGTACAGTTTACACGGCCCCAGTAACGGCGACATATGGCAAAAGTTGCAAAGGTTAACGGAATGTTAATGTCCGTGACCTGTCGGCATCGGATCGCCCGTCGCTTCGCCGTTCAGCGTGATCGAGATGCGCCGGTTCGCGCGACCCTTGTTCTCGATCTTGCCCACGCTGACCGCGCCGATCTCGGCCGTGGATCGCACATGCGTCCCGCCGCAGGGCTGCAGGTCGACGGGCACGGGGCCGGAGCCGATGCGCACCAGCCGGATATGCCCCGCACCGCGCGGGGGCTGGACCGACAGCGTCTTGACGAGGTTGGGGGACGCGTCCAGCTCCGCCTCGGTGATCCATTCGTCCGACACCGGGTGGTCCTGTTCGATCAGTTCCGTCAAGCGTGCCTGGATCGCCTCGCGTTCGAATGTCGGCTCGGGCATGTCGAAATCGAGCCGCGACTTCTCGGCCCCGATCTGGCCGCCGGTGACCGGCAACGGTACCACGGCCGACAGCAGGTGCAGCGCGGTATGCATGCGCATGAACCTGTGCCGCCGTTCCCAGTCGAGGCGGGTTTCCACAAGCGTTCCGATTGGGGGCAGCGGCGCCTCTTCGGCCGGTACGAGGACAATCGACGTCTCGTCCGCCTTGGTCGCGCCGGCAATGTCGCAGGCACCGCCGTCCCAGGTCACGCGCCCGCTGTCGCCCGGCTGTCCGCCGCCCTTCGGATAGAAGATGGTCCGATCCAGGACGATCCCGCCCTCGGGCGTGAGCGCGGTCACCGTCCCGCCGGCGGAGGTGAGGTACGGGTCGGTGCGGAACAGGCGCTCGGTCATGGATCATCGGCCTTTTCGGGTCTCAGGGCTTCGGGATTTCGCAGCCAGATGTCGCGCTGCGCGAAGGGTATCTCCAGCCCCTCGGCCGCGAAACGCTCGGCGATGGCGTGGTTGAGTTCGGAGGCGACGATGACCTTGAAGAGGATGTCGCGCAGGACGACGCGGACCGTGAAGTTCAGGCTGTCCGCCCCGAACCCGTCGAAGGTCACGAGCGGCGGCGGGTTCAGGATGACCATCGGATGCGCCTCCGCGACCTCCTGCAGGATCGCCTCGACCCTGCGGGTGTCGGTGCCGTAGGCGACGCCCACCGTCAGGACGACCCGCCCCGAGGAATTGGCCAGCGTGTAGTTCGTGACCACGCCCGAGATCAGATCCGCGTTCGGCACGATCACGTCCTGGCGGTCGAACGTCTCGATCCGGGTGGAGCGGACGCTAATCTCGCGCACGAAGCCCTCGGTCCCGCTGGCCTGGACCAGGACCCAGTCCCCGATCTTGATGGGCCGCTCGATCAGCAGGATGATGCCCGAGACGAAGTTCTGCACGATGTTCTGCAGACCGAAGCCCAGACCCACCGACAGGGCGCCGGCGATGATGGCCAGCCCGCTCAGGTCGATGCCGGCCGCCGTGATCGCGATCAGCGCCGCCAGCGTGATGCCGACATAGCTGGTGCCCGAGAGGATCGCGTTGGTGCCGCCGGAATCGAGCTTGGTCTTTGGCAGGACGCTCGTCCGCAGCACGCCTTTGATCAGCCGAACCGCCAGCCAACCCAGCAGGAAGATAACCGCGAAGATCAGGAAGACCTCGGGCGAGATGCGCGTCTCGCCGATGGTAAAGCCGCGCAGGAAAGTGGCCCACCATTCACCCAGTCGCGACGCGCGGATACCCCAGATCAACGCCACGACGGGCAGCGCCGCGATTGCCAGTGCAAAACCGACCAGCGTGGGCGTCAGCGCATCGCGCCCCGCATCCGCACGCCGGGTCACGGCGGCGTAGATGTCGAAGACCACGCCCTGCAGCACCCCGATCAGCATGATGAGCGCGAGCGTCAGGACGGAGGACCACAGGACCGCGTTGCCCAGTGTCACATATCCGAAAGCGGCCGCGAGCGGCGCGGCCAGGCCGACGAAGAACAGCGCCCGCCCGAGCAGACGCAGGATCTGGGCCCAGAAGCCGTCGTCCTCCTCGCCCCGCGCGGCCTGTCCTTCGATCAGGAAGATCCGACCCATCCGGACCATGCTGAAGCCCGCGGCGATCAGGATCACGAAATGCGACACCGCACGGCTGACGACCGGGTCGTCGGAGGAGGGCGCGATCACCTCGACGGCGAAGGCGCAGGCCAGAAGCACACCCAGCGTCAGCGCGTGCCGTCGCCCGGCGGCCCGCCGCTCGGCCGCGACGGGCAGGAAGGCCGGCGCGGTATCGCGTTGCGGCAATGCCTGCAGCGCCAGCCAACGGGCGGCCAGGATGACGAAACCCATGATCGGCAGCAGCACCGTCGCCGCCTCGACGCGCAGACCTTCGGCCCCCATCAGCTGCAGGATGCGGACGATGGCGACCAGACCCAGGACCGGAAGGCCCAGCCGACCCAGCGAGATCGCCAGCAGGGTCAGGCGGATCACCGCGCTTTCCCCCTCGCGTCCGGCAATGCGGTCGCGCAGACTGCTGAGCCAGACGCCCGAGCGCCAGAGCAGAAGCGTGGCCACCAGGATCAGGACGCCCAGTTCGACCCCGCGCGCCTGCCAGACCGCCCGTGCCGTGGGCGAGGCAAAGGGCGCCCAGAGTTCCCGCCCGAAGGCCGCCAGCCACGCGCCTATGGCCCCCAGTGTCGGCAGCCAGTGAAGCGGATTCAGCGGCGCGGGCGCCTTGGCCAACAGCTCGTCGGCGCGCGCCGCCTCGATCAAGCGGTCCGTTTCGGCGATCAGGCCGTCGGCGGTGCTGAACGCGGTCTGCGCCTCGCGCGAGGGTTGGCGCAGATCGTCCAGGCGGGCCTCGATCTCGGCACGCTGGGCGGCCGTCGCGGGCGTCTCCGTCTCCCCCTCGGCGGGCGGCGGGCCCAGGGCATCGAGCTGCGCCTCCAGCGTTTCAATCCGCGTGTCGTTGGTGCTAAGCCCCTCCTCGAACCGGGCGCGCCAGCCGACCAGTTCCTCGCGCAGCGCCTCGAGCGCGTCGACCGAGGCGGCACCGTCGGCCAGCACCTCCTCCGTCCGGGTGACGACGACCGGCCATTCGGGGTCGACGACCTGTGCCAGGGCCGGCATGGCCGCCCATAGCGTCAGGAGAAGGACGGCAAGGCGGATCATCCGAGACTCACTCGAAGACCGCGGGAACCTC
Proteins encoded in this window:
- a CDS encoding hydantoinase/oxoprolinase family protein, which codes for MTDGTARLGVDIGGTFTDVALERDGVIHSTKVLTTYAAPENAIVEGMRQVCDRAGIAPSGIAQIVHGTTLATNALIERRGAKTALITTQGFRDVIEMRTESRFEQYDLNLVLPEPLLERQMRHTVRERVDATGAVLIPLDRAEVETVADRLAEAGVESVAVGLLHSYLNDAHERMIRDVLAERLPEAMVSLSAEVSPQMREYERFNTVVANAYIKPLIRSYLGRLRGRLTAEGAECPVFLMHSGGGIISLDSAAEFPVRLVESGPAGGAVFAADIAARHGLDRVLSFDMGGTTAKICLIKNRTPRTSRVFEVARTYRFKKGSGMPISIPVIDMVEIGAGGGSLAHVDAMRQIRVGPESAGSEPGPACYGRGGDRPAVTDADLILGKLDPDGFAGGAITLDPRASTEALGQALGKPLGMDEETAAFGLAEVVDENMANAARVHAVENGEDLAGYTMIAFGGAAPLHAARLCQKLGIERLLVPPGAGVGSAIGFLRAPFSFEANRSVYMRLSEFEPARVTALLSELRAEAVDFVRSCETTEEILTEFKTYMRYVGQGWEIPVALTPEQAAEPDAAMFRQLFEDDYAHLFGRPVAGLDVEITVWAVNATTRPAPVDPVTPAPRGKPAPEQGRRRLFDPAAGAFAEARVVSRDALTPGATVAGPAVITEDETTIVVPPGRHALCQADGCIDITPEGTP
- a CDS encoding Hint domain-containing protein, whose amino-acid sequence is MPYTIYTLGESDVAVSGGAQLSGVTQGDGSHLVGETLTLANRDFGAVEVDDNDASFGDSDASQTLDGAQTIDGVTYPDGTRVEAEYALIVEDPDGNEYTLIGFNVNNSSPAYGTVEGLAVLGPAGGFPPAGVPLTVTQAIEGPNFAASSYATPICFAAGTLIATPSGAIPVEMLSPGDMVTTLGQGPQPLRWTARRTVPALGDHAPIVFAPGTFGNARPLLVSPQHRIWVSDWRAQVLQGAEAVLIPARDFARAGQARIRSGGTVTYHHLLFDRHNVILSEGVPTESFQPGATSLPTLTGSARQSLLDRCPRLRHDPMAYGPAAASDLRGRAARGFLAR
- a CDS encoding alanyl-tRNA editing protein, with amino-acid sequence MTERLFRTDPYLTSAGGTVTALTPEGGIVLDRTIFYPKGGGQPGDSGRVTWDGGACDIAGATKADETSIVLVPAEEAPLPPIGTLVETRLDWERRHRFMRMHTALHLLSAVVPLPVTGGQIGAEKSRLDFDMPEPTFEREAIQARLTELIEQDHPVSDEWITEAELDASPNLVKTLSVQPPRGAGHIRLVRIGSGPVPVDLQPCGGTHVRSTAEIGAVSVGKIENKGRANRRISITLNGEATGDPMPTGHGH
- a CDS encoding DUF3772 domain-containing protein, whose amino-acid sequence is MIRLAVLLLTLWAAMPALAQVVDPEWPVVVTRTEEVLADGAASVDALEALREELVGWRARFEEGLSTNDTRIETLEAQLDALGPPPAEGETETPATAAQRAEIEARLDDLRQPSREAQTAFSTADGLIAETDRLIEAARADELLAKAPAPLNPLHWLPTLGAIGAWLAAFGRELWAPFASPTARAVWQARGVELGVLILVATLLLWRSGVWLSSLRDRIAGREGESAVIRLTLLAISLGRLGLPVLGLVAIVRILQLMGAEGLRVEAATVLLPIMGFVILAARWLALQALPQRDTAPAFLPVAAERRAAGRRHALTLGVLLACAFAVEVIAPSSDDPVVSRAVSHFVILIAAGFSMVRMGRIFLIEGQAARGEEDDGFWAQILRLLGRALFFVGLAAPLAAAFGYVTLGNAVLWSSVLTLALIMLIGVLQGVVFDIYAAVTRRADAGRDALTPTLVGFALAIAALPVVALIWGIRASRLGEWWATFLRGFTIGETRISPEVFLIFAVIFLLGWLAVRLIKGVLRTSVLPKTKLDSGGTNAILSGTSYVGITLAALIAITAAGIDLSGLAIIAGALSVGLGFGLQNIVQNFVSGIILLIERPIKIGDWVLVQASGTEGFVREISVRSTRIETFDRQDVIVPNADLISGVVTNYTLANSSGRVVLTVGVAYGTDTRRVEAILQEVAEAHPMVILNPPPLVTFDGFGADSLNFTVRVVLRDILFKVIVASELNHAIAERFAAEGLEIPFAQRDIWLRNPEALRPEKADDP